One Microlunatus soli genomic window carries:
- a CDS encoding acyl-CoA mutase large subunit family protein yields the protein MTTADDAGAAAEGRRRWAQAYAEAEAAGRVREADFSTLSGTEVDPVYGPPEGSADPRMERIGWPGEFPYTRGLYPTGYRGRSWTIRQFAGFGNAQQTNERYKMILKAGGGGLSVAFDMPTLMGRDSDDPRSLGEVGHCGVAIDSAADMEALFDGIDLGGVTTSMTISGPAVPAFCMYVVAAERQGADISTLNGTLQTDIYKEYIAQKEWLFAPEPHLRLIGDLMEYTSSTMPDYKPLSVSGYHIREAGSTAAQELAFTLADGFGYVELGLSRGLHIDRFAPGLSFFFDAHVDFFEEIAKFRAARRIWARWMRDRYGATTAKAQWLRFHTQTAGVSLTAQQPYNNVVRTAVEAMAAVLGGTNSLHTNALDETLALPTERAAEIALRTQQVIGEETGVANVADPLGGSWYVEELTDRLEAEAEKIFAQIEEMGQIGRTTEHPIGPITAGLLRGIEDGWFTSEIADASFAYQTKLEKGDKLIVGVNSHTESITDELEILRVSHEVETEQRSVLQRRRGARDQQAVDDALAEMIAAARGTDNLIEPMLAAVRAEATMGEICDALRTEWGEYTEPARF from the coding sequence ATGACGACCGCTGATGACGCAGGCGCTGCTGCCGAGGGCCGCCGCCGATGGGCGCAGGCGTACGCCGAGGCCGAGGCTGCGGGCAGGGTCCGGGAGGCGGACTTCAGCACCTTGTCCGGGACCGAGGTCGATCCCGTCTACGGGCCGCCCGAGGGCAGTGCGGATCCGCGGATGGAGCGGATCGGTTGGCCGGGGGAGTTCCCGTACACCCGGGGTCTGTATCCGACCGGCTATCGGGGTCGGTCGTGGACGATCCGGCAGTTCGCCGGCTTCGGGAACGCGCAACAGACCAACGAGCGCTACAAGATGATCTTGAAGGCCGGCGGCGGCGGGCTGAGCGTCGCCTTCGACATGCCGACCCTGATGGGCCGGGATTCCGACGATCCGCGCAGTCTCGGTGAGGTCGGGCACTGTGGGGTGGCGATCGACTCGGCCGCCGACATGGAGGCACTGTTCGACGGCATCGACCTCGGGGGCGTCACGACGTCGATGACGATCTCGGGTCCGGCCGTTCCGGCGTTCTGCATGTACGTCGTCGCCGCCGAGCGCCAGGGTGCCGACATCAGCACCCTGAACGGCACCCTGCAGACCGACATCTACAAGGAGTACATCGCCCAGAAGGAGTGGCTGTTCGCTCCCGAGCCGCACCTGCGACTGATCGGCGACCTGATGGAGTACACCAGCTCCACGATGCCGGACTACAAGCCGCTCAGCGTCAGTGGCTACCACATCCGTGAGGCCGGCTCGACCGCAGCGCAGGAACTCGCCTTCACCCTGGCCGACGGATTCGGCTACGTCGAGCTCGGGCTGTCCCGAGGTCTGCACATCGACCGGTTCGCACCCGGCCTGAGCTTCTTCTTCGACGCCCATGTCGATTTCTTCGAGGAGATCGCGAAGTTCCGCGCCGCACGCCGGATCTGGGCGCGCTGGATGCGCGATCGGTACGGCGCCACGACGGCCAAGGCGCAGTGGCTGCGGTTCCACACCCAGACCGCCGGCGTCTCGCTGACCGCGCAACAGCCGTACAACAACGTGGTCCGGACCGCCGTCGAGGCGATGGCGGCGGTGCTCGGGGGCACGAATTCCCTGCACACCAACGCCTTGGACGAGACGTTGGCCCTGCCCACCGAGCGTGCCGCGGAGATCGCGTTGCGGACCCAGCAGGTGATCGGCGAGGAGACCGGGGTGGCGAACGTTGCCGACCCGCTCGGCGGATCCTGGTACGTCGAGGAGCTCACCGATCGGCTGGAGGCCGAGGCGGAGAAGATCTTCGCCCAGATCGAGGAGATGGGCCAGATCGGTCGGACCACCGAGCACCCGATCGGGCCGATCACCGCAGGACTGCTGCGCGGCATCGAGGACGGCTGGTTCACCTCGGAGATCGCCGACGCGTCCTTCGCCTATCAGACCAAGCTGGAGAAGGGCGACAAACTGATCGTCGGGGTCAACAGCCACACCGAGTCGATCACCGACGAGCTGGAGATCCTGCGGGTCAGTCACGAGGTCGAGACCGAGCAGCGCTCGGTCCTGCAGCGGCGCCGCGGTGCGCGTGATCAACAAGCGGTCGATGACGCTCTTGCTGAGATGATCGCTGCCGCGCGGGGAACGGACAACCTGATCGAGCCGATGCTCGCCGCGGTGCGTGCCGAGGCGACGATGGGGGAGATCTGCGATGCGTTGCGGACCGAGTGGGGCGAGTACACCGAACCGGCCCGGTTCTGA
- a CDS encoding deaminated glutathione amidase produces MKIALGQMRVADDWQQNLASIGDLAGRAVDEGARLLVLPEGIIARDPDDPDLPRRAAQPVDGPFVSGLRDLSERHGLAIAGTVHVPDQGKAINAHVVIDRGDLIARYDKLHLYDAFASLESDHVVPGDEVPPIVRIDDFAFGLMTCYDVRFPELARALAVAGADALLLPAAWVRGPLKEDHWRVMVTARAVENTVYLIGVGEISARNIGRSLVVDPLGVTIAAGAEQPTLLVASLDRRRIEEARSSLPVLQNRRFGTPVLGRHRSSEAVR; encoded by the coding sequence ATGAAGATAGCCCTCGGCCAGATGCGGGTGGCGGACGACTGGCAACAGAATCTGGCGTCGATCGGTGACCTGGCCGGTCGCGCGGTCGACGAGGGGGCCCGGCTGCTCGTGCTGCCCGAAGGCATCATCGCCCGTGACCCCGACGACCCGGACCTGCCCCGACGTGCCGCGCAACCGGTGGACGGGCCCTTCGTCAGCGGCCTGCGCGACCTGTCCGAACGGCACGGGCTGGCGATCGCCGGGACGGTGCACGTTCCCGATCAGGGAAAGGCGATCAACGCACACGTCGTGATCGACCGGGGCGACCTGATCGCCCGCTACGACAAGCTGCATCTCTACGACGCCTTCGCCTCGCTGGAATCCGATCATGTCGTTCCCGGGGACGAGGTGCCACCGATCGTACGGATCGACGACTTCGCCTTCGGGCTGATGACCTGCTACGACGTCCGGTTCCCCGAACTGGCTCGCGCGCTGGCGGTAGCCGGCGCCGATGCGCTGCTGCTGCCGGCGGCCTGGGTCCGTGGGCCGTTGAAGGAGGACCACTGGCGGGTGATGGTGACCGCCCGTGCGGTCGAGAACACCGTCTACCTGATCGGAGTGGGCGAGATCAGCGCGCGCAACATCGGTCGCTCCCTGGTCGTCGACCCGCTGGGTGTCACGATCGCAGCCGGTGCCGAGCAACCGACCCTGCTCGTCGCCTCCCTCGACCGTCGACGCATCGAAGAGGCCCGATCCTCGCTGCCGGTCCTGCAGAACCGACGATTCGGCACGCCGGTCCTCGGTCGCCACCGGTCATCAGAAGCTGTCCGTTGA
- a CDS encoding VOC family protein has protein sequence MTSTFTELAIDCADPVRLADFWCTVLGYAVLEQDDEIVSIGPAPADTPAQPARSGPIAPTLTFARVPEEKSIKNRVHLDLSPADRDQDAEVARLLALGAQRVDVGQTGEESWVCLADPEGNEFCVLAGRD, from the coding sequence ATGACCAGCACCTTCACCGAACTCGCGATCGACTGCGCCGACCCGGTACGGCTGGCCGACTTCTGGTGCACCGTGCTCGGCTATGCGGTGCTGGAACAGGACGACGAGATCGTCAGCATCGGGCCGGCACCGGCGGACACGCCGGCCCAGCCGGCGCGATCCGGACCGATCGCGCCGACGCTGACCTTCGCCCGGGTACCCGAAGAGAAGTCGATCAAGAACAGGGTCCACCTTGACCTCAGTCCGGCCGACCGGGATCAGGACGCCGAGGTGGCCAGGTTGCTCGCGCTCGGGGCCCAGCGGGTCGATGTCGGCCAGACCGGCGAGGAGAGCTGGGTCTGCCTTGCCGACCCGGAGGGCAACGAGTTCTGCGTCCTCGCCGGTCGCGACTGA
- a CDS encoding DUF3349 domain-containing protein has translation MATNTPQTDERGTSVVRRVLGWLTAGYPDGIPPTDRFAVVALLKRRLTDDQVREIVGELTAQGSAALANGVIGQDEIEELIRRVLDEQPSASDIQRVSAHLTAGGWPLADELDVPTEDSAGGDRP, from the coding sequence ATGGCCACGAACACTCCCCAGACCGACGAGCGAGGTACGTCGGTCGTCCGCCGAGTGCTCGGCTGGCTCACCGCCGGTTACCCCGACGGGATCCCGCCGACCGATCGGTTCGCCGTCGTCGCCCTGCTCAAGCGACGACTGACCGACGATCAGGTCCGCGAGATCGTCGGCGAACTCACGGCGCAGGGATCGGCGGCGTTGGCCAACGGCGTCATCGGCCAGGACGAGATCGAGGAGCTGATCCGTCGCGTCCTGGACGAACAGCCGTCCGCCTCCGACATCCAGCGGGTCTCGGCACATCTGACCGCCGGCGGCTGGCCGTTGGCCGATGAGCTCGACGTGCCGACCGAGGACTCCGCCGGCGGCGACCGGCCGTGA
- a CDS encoding GrpB family protein → MHGPTPEKKVDREALTTAGLGLDYSVLRLARTTGAWVAAGQVLAERVAAVLDGSVAAVEPVGSSSVPGLLAKPIIDLAVGVRSDQRFAPVQRRLLNDGWIYRGDAGSDGGRLFVLETRPRYRVAHLHVVGHGDEQWRNYLRFRDLLRRDPRARRRYEAVKTALAAEGVDRRSYTAGKTEVVAALLHADRALGEEGRRARRSLP, encoded by the coding sequence GTGCATGGTCCGACGCCGGAGAAGAAGGTCGACAGGGAAGCGCTGACGACGGCTGGCTTGGGCTTGGACTACTCGGTGCTCCGGCTCGCCCGGACGACGGGGGCCTGGGTGGCCGCGGGGCAGGTGCTGGCCGAGCGGGTGGCCGCCGTGCTCGACGGGTCGGTGGCCGCCGTCGAACCGGTCGGCTCGTCCTCAGTACCAGGGCTGCTGGCCAAACCGATCATCGACCTCGCCGTCGGTGTCCGATCCGATCAGCGGTTCGCGCCGGTGCAGCGCCGCCTGCTGAACGACGGCTGGATCTATCGGGGTGATGCCGGTAGCGACGGCGGTCGACTGTTCGTCCTGGAGACGCGGCCGCGGTACCGGGTGGCCCATCTCCATGTCGTCGGACACGGCGACGAGCAGTGGCGGAACTATCTGCGGTTTCGCGATCTGCTGCGGCGTGACCCTCGAGCTCGACGTCGCTATGAGGCGGTGAAGACCGCCCTTGCCGCCGAGGGCGTCGACCGGCGCAGCTACACGGCGGGTAAGACCGAGGTGGTCGCCGCACTGCTGCATGCTGACCGTGCGCTCGGCGAGGAGGGCCGACGCGCCCGGCGTTCACTACCATGA
- a CDS encoding ABC transporter substrate-binding protein, whose product MINSRTRTRNRRRAAVVGTALVSALLTFGCSAQDPDQVGPKNDDDTSTAATKQPTLKTDPQLRAMLPADIKKSGKLVSVNSGSFPPYLIVGSDHNTTGASADLLNALGQLWGVKITEKTVDSLPSELTGISSGRYQMAFGPVGDFKERQQSNDFVDYVQEFVVFAVPKGNPKKITGLESACGAKIAAQAGGSAEKVIKDQQKKCAAAGKPKLTVMSFKDQPSSILAVQSGRADAFFSSQAPLTYFVKESGGKLELAGTGQQNGFEDLYQGAVVKKDSPLVPLLQQSLQKLHDNGSYDAIMKKWGLEANMIDKPGKNMAVS is encoded by the coding sequence ATGATCAACTCCCGGACTCGTACGAGGAACCGTCGCCGAGCCGCCGTGGTCGGCACCGCTCTGGTCTCAGCACTGCTGACCTTCGGCTGCAGTGCACAGGATCCTGATCAGGTCGGCCCGAAGAACGACGACGACACATCCACGGCGGCGACGAAGCAGCCGACGTTGAAGACCGATCCGCAGCTGCGCGCGATGCTGCCGGCCGACATCAAGAAGAGCGGGAAGTTGGTGTCGGTGAACAGCGGGTCCTTCCCGCCCTACCTGATCGTCGGTTCCGATCACAACACCACCGGCGCGAGTGCGGATCTGCTGAACGCGCTCGGGCAGCTGTGGGGTGTCAAGATCACCGAGAAGACGGTGGACAGTCTGCCGAGCGAGCTCACCGGGATCTCCTCGGGCCGCTACCAGATGGCGTTCGGCCCGGTGGGCGACTTCAAGGAGCGCCAACAGTCCAACGACTTCGTCGACTACGTGCAGGAGTTCGTCGTCTTTGCCGTCCCGAAGGGCAACCCCAAGAAGATCACCGGACTGGAAAGCGCCTGCGGGGCCAAGATCGCCGCGCAGGCGGGTGGCAGTGCGGAGAAGGTGATCAAGGATCAGCAGAAGAAGTGCGCCGCGGCGGGCAAACCCAAGCTCACCGTGATGAGCTTCAAGGATCAGCCGTCGTCGATCCTGGCCGTCCAGTCCGGCAGGGCCGATGCGTTCTTCTCCTCCCAGGCGCCGTTGACCTACTTCGTGAAGGAGTCCGGCGGGAAGCTGGAGCTGGCGGGGACCGGCCAGCAGAACGGATTCGAGGACCTGTACCAGGGTGCAGTGGTCAAGAAGGACTCGCCCCTGGTCCCGCTGCTGCAACAGTCGCTGCAGAAACTGCACGACAACGGCAGCTACGACGCGATCATGAAGAAGTGGGGCTTGGAGGCGAACATGATCGACAAGCCCGGCAAGAACATGGCGGTGAGTTGA
- a CDS encoding amino acid ABC transporter permease produces MSAVPANDVAPAAGRDVAGATHRIRWGQWIARVAVVLIAIGLIKFLITNEKFEWSVVWAWFRAPSVGKALWTTIWLSAVSMVIGLVFGVLVAVARMARNRLVSGLAGVYVWFFRGTPLLVQLIFWFNLAALLPRLSISIPFGPELVSWDTNQVITPVTAAILGLGLNEVAYMAEIIRGGLLSVDPGQREAAKAFGMNSGRALRRVVLPQAMRSIIPPTGNQLINMVKATAMVSVIAMSDLLYTVQSVYNRTFQTIPLLLVAVVWYLIVTTVLNIVQSFIEFHFSRGTAAGESSFAALVTGWFRSRRPAAQLTGGDPR; encoded by the coding sequence ATGTCCGCCGTTCCGGCTAACGATGTCGCTCCCGCGGCCGGCCGCGACGTAGCGGGTGCGACCCATCGGATCCGCTGGGGGCAATGGATCGCGCGGGTCGCGGTCGTCCTGATTGCGATCGGGTTGATCAAGTTCCTGATCACCAACGAGAAGTTCGAGTGGTCGGTGGTCTGGGCGTGGTTCCGGGCACCGTCGGTCGGGAAGGCGCTGTGGACGACGATCTGGCTGTCGGCGGTCTCGATGGTCATCGGTCTGGTCTTCGGCGTGCTCGTCGCGGTCGCCAGGATGGCGCGGAACAGGCTGGTCAGCGGATTGGCCGGTGTGTACGTCTGGTTCTTCCGCGGCACCCCGCTGCTGGTGCAGTTGATCTTCTGGTTCAATCTGGCCGCACTGCTACCGCGGCTGTCGATCTCGATTCCGTTCGGGCCCGAACTGGTCTCCTGGGACACCAACCAGGTGATCACGCCGGTGACGGCGGCGATCCTCGGACTGGGGCTGAACGAGGTCGCCTACATGGCCGAGATCATCCGCGGTGGGCTGCTGTCGGTCGACCCGGGACAGCGCGAGGCGGCCAAGGCGTTCGGGATGAACAGTGGTCGGGCGCTGCGTCGGGTGGTACTGCCGCAGGCGATGCGCTCGATCATCCCACCGACCGGCAATCAGCTGATCAACATGGTGAAGGCGACGGCGATGGTCTCGGTGATCGCGATGTCGGATCTGCTGTACACGGTGCAGTCGGTCTACAACCGCACCTTTCAGACGATTCCGCTGCTGCTGGTGGCCGTGGTCTGGTACCTGATCGTGACGACGGTGCTGAACATCGTCCAGTCCTTCATCGAGTTCCATTTCTCGCGGGGCACGGCGGCAGGAGAATCCTCCTTCGCCGCGCTGGTCACCGGCTGGTTCCGCAGCCGACGGCCGGCGGCGCAGCTGACGGGTGGTGATCCGCGATGA
- a CDS encoding dihydrofolate reductase family protein, which yields MGRLIYSMITSLDGYVSDREGRFGWGAPDREVHEFVNEQFAGVGTYLYGRAMYETMSYWETADREPGQDPFILDYARQWQGTDKIVYSTSLDHADSTRTTIVRSFDPGEVGRLKAESDRDLTVDGPTLAAQAIRAGLVDEYQLFVAPAVVGGGRRFFPDDVELDLELVDERRFGNGVVHLRYIPRDPRS from the coding sequence ATGGGCCGGTTGATCTACTCGATGATCACCTCGCTGGACGGCTACGTGAGTGATCGGGAGGGCCGTTTCGGTTGGGGTGCCCCGGACCGCGAGGTGCACGAATTCGTGAACGAGCAGTTCGCCGGCGTCGGCACCTACCTCTACGGCCGGGCGATGTACGAGACGATGAGCTACTGGGAGACCGCCGACCGGGAGCCCGGGCAGGACCCGTTCATCCTGGACTATGCCCGGCAGTGGCAGGGCACCGACAAGATCGTCTACTCGACCAGCCTCGACCACGCCGACAGTACGCGGACCACGATCGTGCGCAGCTTCGACCCGGGCGAGGTCGGCCGGCTCAAGGCCGAGTCCGACCGCGATCTCACTGTCGACGGCCCGACCCTGGCCGCGCAGGCGATCCGTGCCGGACTCGTCGATGAGTACCAGCTCTTCGTCGCCCCGGCGGTCGTCGGCGGCGGCCGGAGGTTCTTCCCCGACGACGTCGAACTCGATCTCGAACTGGTGGACGAGCGACGCTTCGGCAACGGCGTCGTGCATCTGCGGTACATTCCCCGCGACCCTCGGAGTTGA
- a CDS encoding winged helix-turn-helix transcriptional regulator, giving the protein MARQPRSGCPINAAVEAFGDSWSLLVLRDIMFGNRRYFRELLNGSEEGIASNILADRLKRLTASGLLTRESAGHGKRAAYSLTEEAIQLVPIFAQLGAWGRRHRPTSRRLRVRAEVLEEGGSDLWDDFMDELRTLHLGAPARHRDGPSAMQRLAAAYAAAIGGDSDDQDHLSRIG; this is encoded by the coding sequence ATGGCCAGACAGCCACGATCGGGATGCCCGATCAATGCCGCAGTCGAAGCGTTCGGCGACAGTTGGAGTCTGCTGGTGCTGCGAGACATCATGTTCGGCAACCGGCGCTACTTCCGCGAGCTGCTGAACGGTTCGGAGGAAGGCATCGCCTCCAACATCCTGGCCGACCGGCTGAAGCGCCTGACCGCCTCCGGTCTGCTCACCCGGGAGTCGGCGGGGCACGGCAAGCGCGCCGCCTACAGCCTCACCGAGGAAGCGATCCAGCTGGTGCCGATCTTCGCCCAGCTCGGCGCCTGGGGTCGTCGACATCGGCCGACGAGTCGTCGTCTCCGAGTCCGCGCCGAAGTCCTTGAGGAGGGCGGCAGCGATCTCTGGGACGACTTCATGGACGAGTTACGCACCCTCCATCTCGGTGCCCCGGCTCGGCATCGCGACGGACCGTCAGCGATGCAGCGGCTGGCCGCGGCCTATGCCGCGGCGATCGGTGGCGACAGCGACGACCAAGATCACTTGAGCAGGATCGGCTGA
- a CDS encoding inorganic phosphate transporter — protein MEALFILVVVIVVALAFDFTNGFHDTGNAMATSIATGALKPRTAVALSAVLNLVGAFLSIEVALTVTNKVVDIQGENGAPLADLMGVPILTIVFAGLVGGILWNLTTWLLGLPSSSSHALFGGLIGSAIAALGWGGVKWSGVVTSIILPALFAPVIAALVAAIGTRLVYTITAKVAPGAREKGFRWGQIGSASLVSLAHGTGDAQKTMGVITLALIAYGSWTNTESIPLWVKFACAIAIAAGTYIGGWRVIRTLGKGLVEIESPQGMAAETASAAAILTSSHLGMALSTTHVATGSILGSGIGKKGAEVRWNVAGRMVAAWLITLPAAGIVGALCHLIASALGPNVGTAVVLALLIAASASMYLRSRRTKVDPDNVNSEWQGGVAPADETIPADVAKA, from the coding sequence GTGGAAGCCTTATTCATCCTCGTCGTGGTGATCGTCGTCGCCTTGGCCTTCGACTTCACCAACGGATTTCACGACACCGGGAACGCGATGGCGACGTCCATCGCCACCGGCGCCCTGAAGCCCCGGACCGCCGTCGCCCTCTCGGCGGTACTGAACCTGGTCGGCGCGTTCCTGTCCATCGAGGTCGCGCTCACCGTCACCAACAAGGTCGTCGACATCCAGGGCGAGAACGGCGCCCCGTTGGCCGACCTGATGGGCGTGCCAATCCTGACCATCGTGTTCGCCGGTCTGGTCGGCGGCATCCTGTGGAACCTCACCACCTGGTTGCTCGGACTGCCCTCCAGTTCCTCCCACGCCTTGTTCGGCGGGCTGATCGGATCGGCCATCGCCGCGCTCGGCTGGGGTGGCGTCAAGTGGAGCGGCGTGGTGACCTCGATCATCCTGCCCGCCCTGTTCGCCCCGGTGATCGCCGCGCTGGTCGCCGCGATCGGCACCCGGCTGGTCTACACGATCACCGCGAAGGTGGCGCCCGGAGCTCGGGAGAAGGGTTTCCGCTGGGGCCAGATCGGTTCGGCATCGCTGGTCTCGCTGGCACACGGCACCGGCGACGCGCAGAAGACAATGGGGGTGATCACCCTGGCGCTGATCGCGTACGGATCATGGACCAACACCGAATCGATCCCGCTGTGGGTCAAGTTCGCCTGCGCGATCGCCATTGCCGCCGGAACCTACATCGGCGGCTGGCGGGTCATCCGGACACTCGGCAAGGGACTGGTGGAGATCGAGTCGCCGCAGGGGATGGCCGCCGAGACCGCTTCGGCAGCGGCGATCCTGACCTCTTCCCACCTCGGCATGGCGCTGTCCACCACTCACGTCGCGACCGGTTCGATCCTCGGTTCCGGCATCGGCAAGAAGGGGGCCGAGGTCCGCTGGAACGTCGCCGGCCGGATGGTCGCAGCCTGGCTGATCACGCTGCCCGCCGCCGGCATCGTCGGAGCACTGTGCCACCTGATCGCCAGTGCCCTCGGACCGAACGTCGGCACCGCCGTCGTGCTGGCGCTGCTGATCGCCGCGTCGGCGTCCATGTATCTGCGGTCCCGCCGGACCAAGGTCGATCCCGACAACGTCAACTCCGAGTGGCAGGGCGGCGTCGCTCCGGCCGACGAGACGATTCCGGCCGACGTGGCCAAGGCCTGA
- a CDS encoding DUF3349 domain-containing protein, whose translation MTPSFLAAIINWLRVGYPDGVPEQDYVPLFALLARRLSSEEVHQIAEAIIRRNQGAEIIDGATNVDIGVQITKLTDEMPREEDVARVRSRLAAAGWPLADPNRG comes from the coding sequence GTGACGCCCTCGTTCCTGGCCGCGATCATCAACTGGTTGCGGGTCGGCTATCCCGATGGAGTCCCCGAACAGGACTACGTTCCGCTGTTCGCCCTGTTGGCGCGCCGGTTGTCCTCCGAGGAGGTGCACCAGATCGCCGAGGCGATCATCCGGCGCAACCAGGGTGCGGAGATCATCGACGGTGCGACCAACGTCGACATCGGGGTGCAGATCACCAAGCTCACCGACGAGATGCCCCGTGAGGAAGACGTCGCCCGGGTGCGATCACGGCTGGCGGCGGCCGGCTGGCCGTTGGCCGACCCCAACCGCGGCTGA
- a CDS encoding alpha/beta fold hydrolase encodes MTSNDSKLIMEPERLIDVGAVELCVQAFGSREDPAILLISGLASSMDYWDDDFCRQLAAGSRRVLRYDHRDTGRSTSCPAGRPDYTGRQLVEDVVGLLDALGIRTAHLVGVSAGGGVTQEAALTHPERVGSLTLIATSPAVATHRQLPASIEPVASYFADPPPEPDWADRAAVIDYLVDAQRTFIGAGFFDEAVERRLAARVVDRTRDIAAASGNHWLCEPGDQVRGSLTQIDRPTLVLHGDRDAFFPFGHAEALAAEIPGARLVPLQGMGHQSPPSQVWPIVVPEILRLTG; translated from the coding sequence GTGACCTCGAACGATTCGAAGTTGATCATGGAGCCGGAACGACTGATCGATGTCGGTGCCGTCGAGTTGTGTGTGCAGGCGTTCGGCTCCCGGGAGGATCCGGCGATCCTGTTGATCAGCGGGCTGGCGTCGTCGATGGACTACTGGGACGACGATTTCTGTCGGCAGCTGGCGGCAGGTTCACGACGGGTGTTGCGCTACGACCACCGCGACACCGGCCGTTCGACCTCGTGCCCGGCGGGGCGGCCGGACTACACCGGGCGGCAGTTGGTCGAGGACGTGGTCGGCCTGCTCGACGCGTTGGGCATCCGAACGGCGCATCTGGTCGGCGTATCGGCCGGTGGTGGCGTGACCCAGGAAGCCGCCCTGACGCACCCCGAACGGGTCGGCTCACTGACCTTGATCGCCACCAGCCCGGCAGTTGCGACCCACCGGCAGCTGCCAGCATCGATCGAGCCCGTCGCGTCCTATTTCGCCGATCCACCGCCGGAACCGGACTGGGCCGACCGGGCAGCGGTGATCGACTACCTGGTCGACGCGCAACGCACCTTCATCGGCGCCGGCTTCTTCGACGAAGCAGTGGAGCGACGACTCGCCGCCCGGGTCGTCGACCGGACGCGCGACATCGCCGCTGCCAGTGGCAATCACTGGCTGTGCGAGCCGGGCGATCAGGTGCGGGGGTCGCTGACGCAGATCGATCGGCCGACACTCGTGCTGCACGGCGACCGCGACGCCTTCTTCCCGTTCGGGCATGCCGAGGCGCTGGCGGCGGAGATCCCCGGTGCGCGGCTTGTGCCGCTGCAGGGCATGGGCCATCAGTCGCCGCCGTCACAGGTCTGGCCGATCGTCGTACCGGAGATCCTGCGGCTGACTGGCTAG
- a CDS encoding amino acid ABC transporter ATP-binding protein, which yields MKAETATTDVPTAGAGDQPPVVVARDVHKSFGRVEVLKGIDLDVRRGEVVVILGPSGSGKSTFLRCINHLEEMDAGSITVGGVQIGYQVHGDRLVRASDRLAARQRLTVGMVFQQFNLFGHMTALENLIEAPVGLHHVPRAAARGRALELLEMVGLGDRADAYPRQLSGGQQQRVAIARALAIQPELLLFDEPTSALDPELVGEVLATMRQLADEGYTMIIVTHEIGFARQAADRVVFMDDGVVVEAGQPSAVIDAPQHPRTQSFLARIH from the coding sequence ATGAAGGCCGAGACCGCGACAACCGACGTGCCGACAGCCGGAGCCGGCGACCAACCGCCGGTCGTCGTCGCTCGTGACGTGCACAAGTCGTTCGGTCGGGTCGAGGTGTTGAAGGGCATCGACCTGGACGTCCGGCGCGGCGAGGTGGTGGTGATTCTCGGCCCGTCCGGCTCGGGCAAGTCCACCTTCCTGCGCTGCATCAACCACCTGGAGGAGATGGACGCCGGCTCGATCACGGTCGGCGGCGTCCAGATCGGCTATCAGGTGCACGGTGATCGACTGGTGCGTGCCTCGGATCGGCTGGCCGCCCGGCAGCGGCTCACGGTCGGCATGGTGTTCCAGCAGTTCAACCTGTTCGGCCACATGACAGCTCTGGAAAATCTGATCGAGGCGCCGGTCGGCTTGCACCACGTCCCGCGGGCGGCGGCCAGGGGACGGGCCCTGGAGTTGCTGGAGATGGTCGGGCTGGGCGACCGTGCGGATGCCTATCCCCGGCAGTTGTCCGGCGGGCAGCAGCAGCGGGTGGCGATCGCCCGGGCGCTGGCGATCCAGCCGGAATTGCTGCTGTTCGACGAGCCGACCTCGGCCCTGGACCCGGAACTGGTCGGCGAAGTGCTGGCGACGATGCGCCAGCTGGCCGACGAGGGCTACACGATGATCATCGTGACCCACGAGATCGGCTTCGCCCGGCAGGCCGCAGACCGGGTCGTCTTCATGGACGACGGTGTCGTGGTCGAGGCGGGGCAGCCTTCGGCGGTCATCGACGCGCCGCAGCATCCGCGGACCCAGTCCTTCCTGGCGCGGATCCACTGA